In one Fimbriimonadaceae bacterium genomic region, the following are encoded:
- a CDS encoding diguanylate cyclase: MSDSEASIRTLASLLNQLGVPTLAEPTDSPSGFPLTLSLANGEEIVLDLPTPGALGSLDPEQVGVAIVGPNGHLSRLWGLASRVPPFQKRENCLTSEVGPLIASAFDGVGGSMYLDGLRYYANGLHIGLATCVFVLVINAFEEREARRNESRSTRAASALTRIGKSLTMDQRVRPLCIAATHEIASAAELAAVLLWVRESEEDALTLVAHTGANRHATQALEVISPHGGSACLAELVAESQQPFHLANATDNLMASELEAKICYLKSGGVSIHPLVIGNRLLGVLELIGREGDPMFLDNLGLFQTIAEHLSLALNSAVLFEGVERLATNDALTGIANHRSMQEFLHRRVLEARRTDQPLGVIMIDVDHFRSFNEEEGHDAGDRVLRMVADTIRHSIRPYDLAARYGGEEFVVVMPGCTIDATLQMAERIRVAIEGLSYETASGRMRGVSASLGCASLPETASESAELLKAADAAMYEAKRAGRNQCRAFEGSFKAADRPSEFDVEGVLRCVPKPAEEKARTTLRALEPLLKSLSERLQLSEAQHQLLRGLACLAEPYARAMDGEDAGALGKMESIESFRLLEPALQGLRERFDGTGPNQVDGPKIPLLARVMAVAAALRSEPEALAKDPGRFDPEIVAAALELDQAA, from the coding sequence GTGAGCGATTCTGAAGCTTCGATCCGAACCCTGGCGTCCCTTCTCAACCAGTTGGGGGTGCCGACCTTGGCAGAACCGACGGACAGTCCGTCGGGCTTTCCGCTGACTTTGAGCCTTGCCAACGGCGAGGAGATCGTCCTCGATCTGCCCACGCCCGGCGCGCTGGGTTCGCTCGATCCCGAACAGGTCGGGGTTGCGATCGTAGGTCCGAACGGCCATCTCTCCCGCCTCTGGGGCTTGGCGTCCCGCGTTCCCCCGTTCCAGAAGCGCGAGAACTGCCTGACCTCGGAGGTCGGACCGTTGATCGCGTCCGCGTTCGACGGCGTGGGCGGCTCCATGTATCTGGACGGGCTGCGTTACTATGCGAACGGGCTGCACATCGGCCTTGCCACCTGCGTGTTCGTGCTCGTCATCAACGCCTTCGAGGAGCGCGAGGCGCGTCGAAACGAGTCTCGCAGCACGCGCGCGGCGTCGGCCCTGACCCGGATCGGCAAGTCGCTCACGATGGACCAGCGGGTGCGGCCCCTTTGCATTGCGGCCACCCACGAGATCGCCAGCGCCGCGGAGTTGGCGGCCGTGCTGCTGTGGGTCCGCGAGTCGGAGGAGGACGCGTTGACGCTGGTCGCGCACACCGGTGCGAACCGCCATGCCACCCAAGCGCTGGAGGTGATCTCTCCCCACGGCGGCAGCGCGTGTCTGGCCGAACTGGTCGCGGAGAGCCAGCAGCCGTTTCACCTGGCCAACGCCACCGACAACCTCATGGCTTCGGAGCTCGAGGCCAAGATCTGCTACCTCAAGTCCGGCGGCGTCAGCATTCATCCGCTCGTCATCGGGAACCGCCTGCTCGGCGTGCTCGAACTGATCGGGCGCGAGGGCGATCCGATGTTCCTCGACAACCTCGGCTTGTTCCAGACCATCGCCGAGCATTTGTCCCTTGCCCTCAACAGCGCGGTGCTGTTCGAAGGGGTCGAGCGGTTGGCGACGAACGACGCGTTGACCGGGATCGCCAATCACCGCAGCATGCAGGAGTTCCTTCACCGGCGCGTGCTCGAGGCGCGACGCACGGACCAGCCGCTGGGCGTGATCATGATCGACGTCGATCACTTCCGCAGTTTCAACGAGGAGGAGGGCCACGACGCCGGAGACCGCGTGCTGCGCATGGTCGCCGACACGATTCGCCACTCGATTCGGCCCTACGACTTGGCCGCGCGCTACGGCGGAGAGGAGTTCGTGGTGGTCATGCCGGGCTGCACGATCGACGCGACCCTACAGATGGCCGAGCGCATCCGGGTGGCGATCGAGGGTCTCTCGTACGAAACGGCCTCCGGACGCATGCGCGGGGTCAGCGCCAGCCTCGGATGCGCGTCGTTGCCCGAGACGGCCAGCGAATCCGCGGAGCTGCTCAAGGCGGCCGACGCGGCGATGTACGAGGCCAAGCGCGCGGGCCGCAACCAGTGCCGCGCGTTCGAAGGGAGTTTCAAGGCCGCCGATCGGCCCAGCGAGTTCGACGTCGAAGGGGTGTTGCGATGCGTGCCGAAACCCGCCGAGGAGAAGGCGCGCACGACTCTTCGCGCACTGGAGCCGCTGCTCAAATCGCTTTCCGAACGTCTGCAGCTCTCCGAAGCCCAGCACCAACTGCTTCGCGGCCTCGCGTGTTTGGCCGAGCCGTACGCCAGGGCCATGGACGGCGAGGACGCCGGGGCTCTGGGAAAGATGGAGTCGATCGAGTCGTTCCGGCTGCTCGAGCCGGCGCTGCAAGGGCTGCGCGAACGCTTCGACGGAACGGGGCCGAACCAGGTGGACGGTCCAAAGATCCCGCTGCTGGCCCGGGTGATGGCCGTCGCCGCGGCGCTGCGGTCCGAACCGGAGGCCCTCGCCAAGGACCCGGGCCGTTTCGACCCGGAAATCGTCGCCGCAGCCCTCGAGCTCGACCAGGCCGCCTAG
- a CDS encoding diguanylate cyclase — MGVGRTMAGRFWTRSLWIAAGFAASIQIAIILVFFALPAIPWGNLALKVSAAAVAVFLAWMAGLRARDCRCNALHGQMWAMLAVAAGLWALGQALLAWDQWSPIPASLSDAAHLACVAAFVPRAAAALMLLFSAPITGRIRRMLDSAILATGTTVLTWHYVLGPALAIPKGTWVKTTIFVGYPLGAALTLGLVAIAVFSLAPIRRWSLPLTLFGLGVAAGSIGALLRSAAWQQLASAKVPWMEVLWPIGALLLVASALVWPEETFEAESPTEALRRRTSGSRTLLSLAAPHAIALTAFAIVAGAELASRGSVSPTVFYFGTGITTLVVLRQILTLLENSQLSQRVASFNADLETVIENRTSQLHALYALSRSVGNSLQLEDVLGSTCHHAREALQGDAIVINLTPFALTPHANVGCLVLQEGLDGMEWTLDHLDILDTPWHGRVGTFHDKGLLSHVRYVIAPIVCKQQPLGWIAILRRELPFEETDVDVLGGIGVEVGTALENARLYAIARMMADVDSVTGLLNHRAAQQRFEAAFEAARRQSEPLSVLMLDVNNFKHFNDTYGHMAGDQVLKQIAFQIRETSRPHDVVARYGGDEFLVLLPNTDPAEATRFVEELRGRVAGVGFAVPGSDQVIPYTISVGQASYPHDTERRQSLIEAADRQMYASKRAGRGSKPALGRSARPTERTESYDLLEAMVIAIDNKDLYTRAHSEEVAEYALWIAKELALSEDACKTIRKAALLHDVGKIGIPDSILSKPGPLLEDEIEIMRQHPVVGALIVGAIPEARDIIPGVRHHHERWDGEGYPDQLRGESIPLLGRILAVADGFSAVTTDRPYRKGRPWHEALERIRVESGRQYDPMVVEAFARAVHQRMDEDRAGQAA; from the coding sequence ATGGGTGTGGGGCGCACGATGGCGGGTCGCTTTTGGACCAGGTCGCTCTGGATCGCCGCAGGGTTCGCCGCGTCGATCCAAATCGCAATCATTCTCGTTTTCTTCGCCCTTCCCGCCATCCCGTGGGGCAATCTCGCCCTGAAGGTTTCGGCGGCGGCCGTGGCGGTCTTCCTCGCCTGGATGGCCGGTTTGCGCGCGCGCGATTGCCGCTGCAACGCCCTCCACGGCCAGATGTGGGCGATGCTGGCGGTCGCGGCCGGGCTCTGGGCCCTGGGGCAGGCGCTGCTGGCCTGGGACCAGTGGTCGCCGATCCCCGCCTCGCTGTCCGACGCGGCCCATCTCGCATGCGTGGCGGCCTTCGTCCCACGGGCGGCGGCCGCTCTGATGCTGCTGTTCTCCGCGCCGATCACGGGTCGGATTCGGCGCATGCTCGACAGCGCGATCCTGGCGACGGGCACCACCGTCTTGACGTGGCACTACGTCCTCGGCCCCGCCCTCGCGATTCCCAAGGGCACCTGGGTCAAGACCACGATCTTCGTGGGCTACCCCCTGGGAGCCGCTCTGACGCTCGGGCTCGTCGCCATCGCCGTCTTCAGCCTCGCCCCGATCCGCCGCTGGTCGCTGCCGTTGACGCTCTTCGGCTTGGGGGTGGCGGCGGGATCGATCGGGGCGCTTCTCCGCAGCGCCGCCTGGCAGCAGCTCGCCTCGGCCAAGGTGCCTTGGATGGAGGTGTTGTGGCCGATCGGCGCCCTGTTGCTCGTCGCGTCCGCGCTCGTTTGGCCGGAGGAGACGTTCGAGGCGGAGAGCCCGACCGAAGCGCTTCGAAGAAGGACGAGCGGCTCGCGGACCCTGCTCTCGTTGGCCGCGCCACATGCAATCGCCCTGACCGCCTTCGCGATCGTCGCCGGAGCGGAACTGGCATCCCGAGGGTCGGTCAGCCCCACGGTCTTCTACTTCGGCACGGGAATCACGACGCTCGTGGTCCTGCGGCAGATCCTCACCCTTTTGGAGAACTCCCAACTGAGCCAACGCGTGGCGAGTTTCAACGCCGACCTCGAGACCGTGATCGAGAACCGGACGTCGCAGCTTCACGCCCTCTACGCGCTCTCCCGCTCGGTGGGCAACTCGCTCCAATTGGAGGACGTGCTGGGGAGCACGTGCCACCACGCCCGGGAAGCCCTCCAAGGCGACGCGATCGTGATCAACCTCACGCCTTTCGCCCTGACTCCGCACGCCAACGTGGGCTGCCTGGTCCTTCAGGAGGGCCTCGACGGCATGGAGTGGACCCTCGACCACCTGGACATTCTCGATACGCCCTGGCACGGGCGCGTGGGGACGTTTCACGACAAGGGCCTTCTCAGCCACGTCCGGTACGTCATCGCGCCGATCGTGTGCAAGCAACAACCCCTGGGGTGGATCGCCATCCTCCGCCGCGAACTTCCCTTCGAGGAGACCGATGTCGACGTCCTCGGAGGCATCGGCGTCGAGGTCGGCACGGCCCTTGAGAACGCCAGGCTGTACGCGATCGCGCGCATGATGGCCGATGTGGATTCCGTCACGGGGCTCCTGAACCATCGGGCCGCCCAACAACGGTTCGAGGCCGCCTTCGAAGCCGCTCGGCGCCAAAGCGAGCCCCTGAGCGTCCTCATGCTCGACGTCAACAACTTCAAGCACTTCAACGACACCTACGGACACATGGCGGGCGACCAGGTGCTCAAGCAGATCGCCTTCCAGATCCGAGAAACGTCGCGGCCGCACGACGTGGTCGCGCGCTATGGAGGGGACGAGTTCCTCGTGCTGCTTCCCAACACCGATCCCGCGGAGGCGACGCGCTTCGTCGAGGAACTGCGCGGACGCGTCGCGGGCGTCGGTTTCGCCGTGCCCGGGTCGGACCAGGTCATCCCGTACACGATCAGCGTCGGCCAAGCCAGCTACCCCCATGACACCGAACGAAGGCAGTCCCTCATCGAGGCCGCCGACCGACAGATGTACGCCTCCAAGCGGGCGGGGCGCGGGTCGAAACCCGCGCTTGGACGAAGCGCCCGGCCCACGGAGCGGACCGAGAGCTACGACCTCCTCGAGGCCATGGTGATCGCGATCGACAACAAGGACCTTTACACCCGGGCGCACTCCGAGGAGGTCGCCGAATACGCGCTTTGGATCGCGAAGGAGCTGGCGCTCTCCGAAGACGCCTGCAAAACGATTCGAAAGGCCGCGCTGCTCCACGACGTCGGCAAGATCGGCATTCCCGATTCCATCCTCAGCAAACCGGGGCCGCTCCTCGAAGACGAGATTGAGATCATGCGCCAACACCCCGTCGTCGGCGCCCTGATCGTCGGTGCGATCCCCGAAGCGCGGGACATCATTCCCGGCGTGCGCCACCATCACGAACGATGGGACGGCGAGGGCTATCCCGACCAGTTGCGGGGGGAGTCCATCCCGCTGCTCGGGCGCATTCTCGCCGTCGCCGACGGGTTCAGCGCGGTGACGACCGATCGCCCCTACCGCAAGGGCCGGCCGTGGCACGAGGCCCTCGAGCGCATCCGGGTCGAGTCCGGCCGCCAGTACGACCCAATGGTTGTGGAGGCGTTCGCCAGAGCGGTCCACCAGCGCATGGACGAGGACCGCGCCGGCCAGGCGGCCTAG
- a CDS encoding clostripain-related cysteine peptidase, with protein sequence MNRSAQAHVYDGKLVMNALRIRTPLILTFAALLVGLFALVPAGCGGGGGGAKAALVYSTDWTNRTQPGGGLSQRVQVFDLEGRLLLSIVINQDADGVQQTTLTGIGKGTYRLFAELFSQRDLGGVKTGELQALVTVNGNTVFESGVGDAVTSVGVSPPSASITVQQSKQFFATAYSLPGKATFVVEDGFSWTAFGGVATVDDNGLALGTAAGNGSIRATHQGTGLQGGATLTVTPFNTTNTKWTVLVYMNAANDLYSFSTLNMNQMEQVADNPDVRFVVQWKQSTDLFSSSSFNGTRRYLVKPDTTPSIASELIQDMGTNVDMGDPQTLNQFIQWGKTYYPSTRTVLVVWNHGNGWINRAPSAGLPTRGVSYDDQTGNYIRTDELGAALGNNVFDIVAWDASLMQMLEVAYEIKDQAHYVAGSEESPPGEGYPYERIFGVFRDTPDASTLTLSKAFVDGMLAVPQYANRKITQSVIDTAQLPSLATALDGLAGQLIANAGAIAGGVPTVRAQSKSYSPNINPPRYFYDLVDLCLKMESILNVPNVSAAASAVRTAVGNAVVWEGHNANSPGSNGVSIDFSPSSSFNASGYALDYSQLRLGQATRWDEWLGIAP encoded by the coding sequence TTGAACAGGAGCGCCCAGGCGCACGTCTATGATGGGAAGCTCGTGATGAACGCCCTCCGCATTCGAACCCCGCTGATCCTGACCTTCGCAGCCCTCCTCGTCGGCCTGTTCGCCCTCGTTCCAGCGGGCTGCGGCGGCGGTGGCGGCGGAGCCAAGGCCGCACTCGTCTACTCGACGGACTGGACGAACCGCACCCAGCCCGGCGGGGGCCTTTCGCAGCGCGTGCAGGTGTTCGATCTCGAAGGACGGCTGCTCCTCTCGATCGTCATCAACCAAGACGCGGACGGGGTGCAGCAGACCACGCTGACCGGGATCGGGAAGGGCACGTACCGCCTGTTCGCCGAGCTGTTCTCGCAACGCGACCTGGGCGGCGTCAAGACCGGCGAACTGCAGGCGCTCGTGACCGTCAACGGCAACACGGTGTTCGAGAGCGGCGTCGGCGATGCCGTCACTTCCGTGGGCGTGTCGCCCCCGAGCGCGTCGATCACGGTGCAGCAGAGCAAACAGTTCTTCGCGACGGCGTACTCCCTGCCCGGCAAGGCCACGTTCGTGGTCGAAGACGGGTTCTCGTGGACCGCGTTCGGCGGGGTGGCGACGGTGGACGACAACGGGCTGGCGCTCGGAACAGCCGCCGGCAACGGCTCGATTCGAGCGACCCACCAAGGCACCGGCCTCCAGGGCGGGGCGACCCTGACGGTGACCCCGTTCAACACGACCAACACGAAGTGGACCGTGCTCGTCTACATGAACGCGGCCAACGATCTTTATAGCTTTAGCACGTTGAACATGAACCAAATGGAGCAGGTGGCGGACAACCCCGACGTGCGGTTCGTCGTCCAGTGGAAACAATCCACCGACCTGTTCTCCTCGTCGAGCTTCAACGGCACGCGGCGGTACCTCGTCAAACCCGACACCACCCCCTCGATCGCCAGCGAGCTGATCCAGGACATGGGCACGAACGTGGACATGGGCGATCCGCAGACGCTCAACCAGTTCATCCAGTGGGGCAAGACGTACTACCCGTCCACCCGCACGGTGCTGGTGGTCTGGAACCACGGGAACGGCTGGATCAACCGGGCGCCGAGCGCGGGGCTGCCGACCCGGGGCGTGAGCTACGACGACCAGACGGGCAACTACATCCGCACCGACGAGTTGGGCGCGGCCTTGGGGAACAACGTGTTCGACATCGTCGCATGGGACGCGAGCCTGATGCAGATGCTCGAGGTCGCGTACGAGATCAAGGATCAGGCGCACTACGTGGCGGGCAGCGAGGAGAGCCCCCCGGGCGAGGGTTACCCCTACGAGCGGATCTTCGGCGTCTTCCGCGACACGCCCGACGCCTCCACGCTGACGCTGAGCAAGGCGTTCGTCGACGGGATGCTGGCGGTGCCCCAGTACGCGAACCGAAAGATCACCCAGAGCGTGATCGACACGGCCCAACTGCCGTCGCTCGCCACCGCGCTCGACGGCCTCGCGGGCCAGCTGATTGCGAACGCGGGTGCGATCGCCGGGGGCGTTCCCACGGTGCGTGCGCAATCGAAGAGCTACAGCCCGAACATCAATCCCCCGCGCTACTTCTACGATCTCGTGGACCTGTGCCTGAAGATGGAGTCCATCCTCAACGTGCCGAACGTTTCCGCCGCGGCCTCGGCCGTGCGCACGGCGGTCGGCAACGCGGTCGTGTGGGAGGGCCACAACGCGAATTCGCCCGGCAGCAACGGCGTCTCGATCGACTTCTCGCCCTCCTCCTCGTTCAACGCCAGCGGCTACGCGTTGGACTACAGCCAGTTGAGATTGGGACAGGCGACGCGATGGGACGAGTGGCTCGGCATCGCGCCGTAG